One segment of Mycolicibacterium baixiangningiae DNA contains the following:
- a CDS encoding DUF732 domain-containing protein has translation MVRAFLASILVTAGATAGALGLAPPAAADESDYLELQPQFAFLTTDQLLREGYWACRAANSGMGSSAIVPMVQQHLLYSGASLAVANKIVSTAIVELDC, from the coding sequence ATGGTGCGCGCGTTCCTCGCCTCGATCCTCGTCACGGCCGGAGCTACGGCCGGAGCATTGGGCCTCGCGCCGCCCGCGGCCGCCGACGAATCCGACTATCTCGAACTGCAGCCGCAATTCGCGTTCCTGACCACCGACCAGTTGCTCCGCGAGGGGTACTGGGCGTGCCGGGCCGCCAACAGCGGTATGGGTTCGTCGGCGATCGTGCCGATGGTGCAGCAGCACCTCTTGTACTCGGGCGCCTCGCTGGCGGTCGCCAACAAGATCGTGTCGACGGCGATCGTCGAACTCGACTGCTGA
- a CDS encoding gamma-aminobutyraldehyde dehydrogenase: MTALTSNALASNSVASSWIDGAPVQTGGGVFRIVNPATGELVTEYARAANVDVDIAVAAARAALPGWATATPAARSAVLATLAKLADDHAEVLVAEEVSQTGKPVRLAREFDVPGSVDNIDFFAGAARHLEGKATAEYSGDHTSSIRREAIGVVATITPWNYPLQMAVWKVLPALAAGCTVVIKPCELTPLTTLTLARLAAEAGLPPGVLNVVTGLGADVGTALAGHPGVDLVTFTGSTAVGRKVMSAAAVHGHRTQLELGGKAPFVVFDDADLDAAIQGAVAGSLINSGQDCTAATRAIVARGLYDDFVTGVAEVMGTIVVGDPQDPDTDLGPLISMAHRDKVAAMVSRAPAEGGRVVTGGSVPDLPGSFYRPTLIADVSEQSEVYRQEIFGPVLTVRSFTDDDDALRQANDTEYGLAASAWTRDVYRAQRASREIDAGCVWINDHIPIISEMPHGGVGASGFGKDMSDYSFEEYLTVKHVMSDITGVADKEWHRTVFAKRSGLNH, encoded by the coding sequence ATGACAGCGCTTACGTCGAACGCTTTGGCGTCGAATTCGGTGGCCAGCAGTTGGATCGACGGAGCCCCGGTGCAGACCGGCGGCGGTGTCTTCCGGATCGTCAACCCCGCCACCGGTGAGCTCGTCACCGAATATGCGCGCGCCGCGAACGTCGATGTCGACATCGCGGTGGCCGCGGCGCGCGCCGCGCTGCCCGGGTGGGCGACCGCCACCCCGGCCGCCCGCTCGGCGGTGCTGGCCACCCTCGCCAAGCTGGCTGACGACCACGCCGAGGTGCTGGTCGCCGAGGAGGTCAGCCAGACCGGTAAGCCGGTGCGGCTGGCCCGCGAATTCGACGTACCCGGCAGCGTCGACAACATCGACTTCTTTGCCGGCGCCGCCCGCCACCTCGAAGGCAAGGCCACCGCGGAGTACTCGGGTGATCACACCTCGAGCATCCGGCGCGAGGCGATCGGCGTCGTCGCCACCATTACCCCGTGGAACTATCCGCTGCAGATGGCGGTGTGGAAGGTGCTGCCCGCCCTGGCCGCCGGCTGCACCGTGGTGATCAAACCGTGCGAGCTGACACCGCTGACCACGCTGACGCTGGCCCGCCTCGCCGCCGAGGCGGGGCTGCCGCCCGGGGTTCTCAACGTCGTGACGGGTCTGGGCGCCGACGTGGGCACCGCGCTCGCCGGCCACCCCGGCGTGGACCTGGTGACGTTCACCGGATCGACCGCGGTCGGCCGCAAGGTCATGTCGGCCGCCGCGGTGCACGGGCACCGCACGCAGCTCGAACTCGGCGGCAAGGCCCCGTTCGTGGTGTTCGACGACGCGGATCTCGATGCCGCGATCCAGGGTGCGGTCGCCGGTTCGCTGATCAACTCCGGGCAGGACTGCACCGCGGCGACCCGGGCGATCGTCGCGCGCGGCCTCTACGACGATTTCGTGACCGGCGTCGCCGAGGTGATGGGCACGATCGTCGTCGGCGATCCGCAGGACCCGGACACCGATCTCGGCCCCTTGATCTCGATGGCCCACCGCGACAAGGTGGCCGCGATGGTGTCGCGGGCGCCGGCAGAGGGCGGTCGCGTCGTCACCGGCGGTTCGGTCCCCGACCTGCCCGGCTCGTTCTACCGGCCGACGCTGATCGCCGACGTGTCCGAGCAGTCAGAGGTCTACCGGCAGGAGATCTTCGGCCCGGTGTTGACCGTCCGCTCGTTCACCGACGACGACGATGCGCTGCGGCAGGCCAACGACACCGAGTACGGGCTGGCGGCTTCGGCGTGGACGCGCGACGTCTACCGCGCCCAGCGGGCGTCGCGGGAGATCGACGCCGGATGCGTGTGGATCAACGACCACATCCCGATCATCAGCGAGATGCCCCACGGCGGCGTCGGCGCGTCGGGTTTCGGCAAGGACATGAGCGACTACTCCTTCGAGGAGTACCTCACCGTCAAGCACGTGATGAGCGACATCACCGGGGTGGCCGACAAGGAGTGGCACCGTACGGTGTTCGCCAAGCGGAGCGGATTGAACCACTAG
- a CDS encoding Lrp/AsnC family transcriptional regulator: protein MANPEGERDIQPMSLRVSQSRPGAFFQLDELSKAIIEKLQQDGRRSYAGIGKAVGLSEAAVRQRVQRMVDAGVMQIVAVTDPMQLGFARQAMIGIRCTGDTTKIAEKLAAIPSVDYVVLTAGSFDAIAEVVCEDDDDLLDLLNTRIRALPGVVSTETLVYLKLVKQQYNWGTR from the coding sequence ATGGCCAACCCAGAGGGCGAGCGCGACATTCAACCGATGTCGCTGCGCGTGAGCCAGTCGCGGCCCGGCGCATTCTTCCAGCTCGACGAGTTGTCCAAGGCGATCATCGAGAAGTTGCAGCAGGACGGACGGCGCTCCTATGCGGGCATCGGCAAGGCGGTGGGCCTGTCGGAGGCCGCGGTGCGCCAGCGGGTTCAGCGGATGGTCGACGCCGGTGTCATGCAGATCGTCGCCGTGACGGATCCGATGCAGCTCGGTTTCGCCCGGCAGGCGATGATCGGCATCCGCTGCACCGGCGACACGACGAAGATCGCGGAGAAGCTGGCCGCGATCCCGTCCGTCGACTACGTGGTGCTCACGGCCGGCTCGTTCGACGCCATCGCCGAAGTGGTCTGCGAGGACGACGACGACCTCCTCGACCTGTTGAACACGAGGATCCGCGCACTACCGGGCGTGGTATCCACCGAGACGCTCGTATATCTGAAACTTGTTAAGCAGCAATATAATTGGGGAACACGATGA
- a CDS encoding aspartate aminotransferase family protein, which yields MTQSYITEPVTTDLGAKANRHLWGHFARHGEGITPPIITRGEGVRIWDDKGRSYIDGLSGLFVVQVGHGRKELAEAAAKQAETLSFFPLWSYATPPAIELAERIANYAPGDLNRVFFTTGGGEAVESAWKLAKQYFKLTGKPGKYKVISRSIAYHGTPQGALAITGIPAFKAPFDPPTPGGFRVPNTNFYRAPEQFSTDPKAFGQYCADRIAEAIEFEGPDTVAAVFLEPVQNAGGCFPPPPGYFERVREICDEYDVLLVSDEVICAYGRIGSMFACDDFGYVPDIITSAKGLTSGYSPLGAMIVSDRLFEPFNDGTTTFGHGYTFGGHPVSAAVALANLDIFEREGINDHVKENAPAFRATLEKLYDLPIVGDVRGEGFFYGIELVKDRATKETFNDEESERLLRGFLTPALWEAGLYCRADDRGDPVVQLAPPLISGQAEFDAIYDILHSVLGEAARRL from the coding sequence ATGACGCAGTCCTATATCACCGAACCCGTCACCACCGATCTCGGCGCGAAAGCCAACCGTCACCTGTGGGGGCACTTCGCCCGCCACGGCGAGGGGATCACCCCGCCGATCATCACCCGGGGTGAGGGCGTTCGGATCTGGGATGACAAGGGCCGCAGCTACATCGACGGACTGTCTGGGCTGTTCGTGGTCCAGGTCGGCCACGGCCGCAAGGAACTCGCCGAGGCCGCCGCCAAGCAGGCCGAGACGCTGTCGTTCTTCCCGCTCTGGTCCTACGCCACCCCGCCGGCGATCGAACTCGCCGAGCGCATCGCCAACTACGCGCCGGGCGATCTGAACCGCGTCTTCTTCACCACCGGCGGCGGCGAGGCGGTCGAGAGTGCGTGGAAGCTCGCCAAGCAGTACTTCAAGCTGACCGGCAAACCCGGTAAGTACAAGGTGATCTCGCGATCCATCGCCTATCACGGCACCCCGCAGGGCGCGCTGGCCATCACCGGCATCCCCGCGTTCAAGGCGCCGTTCGATCCGCCGACCCCCGGCGGTTTCCGGGTGCCCAACACCAACTTCTACCGCGCTCCTGAGCAGTTCAGCACCGACCCCAAGGCATTCGGGCAGTACTGCGCCGACCGCATCGCCGAGGCGATCGAATTCGAGGGTCCCGACACCGTCGCGGCCGTCTTCCTCGAGCCGGTGCAGAACGCCGGCGGCTGCTTCCCCCCTCCCCCAGGGTATTTCGAGCGCGTCCGCGAGATCTGCGACGAGTACGACGTGCTGCTGGTGTCCGACGAGGTGATCTGCGCGTACGGCCGCATCGGGTCGATGTTCGCCTGCGACGACTTCGGCTACGTGCCCGACATCATCACCAGCGCCAAGGGGCTGACCTCGGGCTACTCCCCTCTCGGCGCGATGATCGTCAGCGACCGGCTGTTCGAACCGTTCAACGACGGCACGACCACCTTCGGACACGGCTACACCTTCGGCGGACACCCGGTGTCTGCGGCGGTCGCACTGGCCAACCTCGACATCTTCGAGCGTGAGGGCATCAACGACCACGTCAAGGAGAACGCCCCCGCGTTCCGGGCCACGCTGGAGAAGCTCTACGACCTGCCGATCGTCGGCGACGTCCGCGGCGAAGGTTTCTTCTACGGCATCGAACTGGTCAAGGACAGGGCCACCAAGGAGACGTTCAACGACGAGGAGTCCGAGCGGCTGCTGCGCGGGTTCCTGACACCCGCGCTGTGGGAGGCGGGGCTGTACTGCCGCGCCGACGACCGGGGCGATCCAGTGGTCCAGCTGGCTCCGCCGCTGATCAGCGGGCAGGCCGAATTCGACGCGATCTACGACATCCTGCACAGCGTCCTGGGCGAGGCTGCCCGCCGGCTCTAG
- a CDS encoding SMP-30/gluconolactonase/LRE family protein translates to MPPLPSPAITVVPVPGHAPEDVVVDATGRLYTGVDDGRILRLSADGTEPTVIADTGGRPLGLTVARDGRLLVCDSPRGLLALDPETGDLEPLVEAVGGRHLQFCSNVTETDDGTIYFTESTSAFTYEHFKGAVLEARGRGGLFRRDPDGTVTTLAAGLYFTNGVTVTADGSALVFAETLGRRLSKFWLTGPQAGTITPLVQNLPGHPDNMSTGADGRVWVAMVTPPNATAEGLAPRAPVLRKMLWLLPDRFAPQLTPEVWAVAFSPDTGEAVAGLRTTHPDFGMVTGLVESGGRLWMGCIGASALAHVALDGVTL, encoded by the coding sequence CTGCCGCCGCTCCCGTCGCCCGCGATCACCGTCGTACCCGTGCCGGGTCATGCACCCGAGGACGTGGTGGTCGACGCCACGGGCCGGCTGTACACCGGTGTCGACGACGGCCGGATACTGCGGCTGAGCGCCGACGGCACCGAACCGACCGTCATCGCCGACACCGGCGGGCGCCCGCTCGGCCTCACGGTGGCCCGCGACGGGCGACTGCTGGTGTGCGACAGCCCGCGCGGCCTGCTGGCCCTCGACCCCGAGACCGGCGATCTCGAGCCGCTCGTCGAGGCCGTCGGTGGCCGGCACCTGCAGTTCTGCTCCAACGTCACCGAAACCGACGACGGCACAATCTATTTCACCGAGTCGACGAGCGCGTTCACCTACGAGCACTTCAAGGGTGCGGTGCTGGAGGCGCGGGGGCGGGGCGGCCTGTTCCGCCGCGACCCGGACGGCACGGTGACCACGCTCGCCGCGGGCCTGTACTTCACCAACGGGGTGACGGTGACCGCCGACGGGTCGGCGCTGGTGTTCGCCGAGACGCTCGGGCGAAGGCTGTCGAAGTTCTGGCTGACCGGACCGCAGGCGGGGACCATCACCCCGCTGGTCCAGAATCTGCCCGGTCATCCCGACAACATGTCGACCGGCGCCGACGGCCGGGTCTGGGTCGCGATGGTCACGCCGCCCAACGCCACCGCCGAGGGGCTGGCCCCGCGGGCCCCGGTGCTGCGCAAGATGCTGTGGCTGCTGCCCGACCGGTTCGCCCCGCAGCTCACCCCCGAGGTGTGGGCGGTGGCGTTCAGCCCCGACACCGGTGAGGCCGTCGCGGGCCTGCGGACCACCCACCCCGACTTCGGCATGGTGACCGGACTCGTCGAATCCGGCGGACGGCTGTGGATGGGGTGCATCGGGGCGTCGGCACTGGCGCACGTCGCACTCGACGGCGTGACGCTCTGA
- a CDS encoding D-alanyl-D-alanine carboxypeptidase family protein, which produces MATSRNLSTRAAALAAAVAMLVAPALVVAPYAGAQPAPESATCPYKVTTPPAVDASEVPKPGQDPPVALPVPNAPLGGEAMAGCGIITAQGAPPAPGDVSAEAWLVADMDTGEVIAARDPHGRHRPASVIKVLIAIQSLKELNLAKAVPGTPEDAAAEGTSVGVDVGGVYTVNDLLHGLLMYSGNDAAHALARQLGGMDTALLKLNQLAGKLGGRDTRVATPSGLDGPGMSTSAYDIALFYRYAWRNPTFTEIVSTRTYDFPGRDGNPPYPIENDVKLLYNYPGALGGKTGFTDDAGQTFVGGAERDGRRLVAVLLRGTRVPIAPWEQAARLLDYGFGLPQGTKVGSLIEPDPSLDPQPKNAETDASAQAAALLPAADAMPVRVGVGVIGGIIVFALIMAARSLNRRPQH; this is translated from the coding sequence ATGGCGACCTCACGGAACCTCTCGACACGCGCTGCGGCGCTGGCCGCGGCGGTGGCGATGCTGGTCGCCCCTGCGCTGGTGGTCGCCCCGTATGCGGGTGCCCAACCCGCCCCGGAATCCGCGACGTGCCCGTACAAGGTGACGACGCCGCCCGCCGTCGACGCGTCCGAGGTGCCGAAACCCGGTCAGGACCCGCCCGTCGCGCTGCCCGTGCCCAACGCCCCGCTCGGCGGTGAGGCGATGGCCGGCTGCGGGATCATCACCGCCCAGGGCGCCCCGCCGGCACCCGGCGACGTCTCCGCCGAGGCGTGGCTGGTCGCCGATATGGACACCGGTGAGGTGATCGCCGCCCGCGACCCGCACGGCAGGCACCGCCCGGCGAGTGTGATCAAGGTGCTCATCGCGATCCAGTCGCTCAAGGAGCTCAATCTCGCCAAGGCCGTCCCCGGCACCCCCGAGGACGCCGCGGCCGAGGGCACCAGCGTCGGCGTCGACGTCGGCGGCGTCTACACCGTCAACGATCTGCTGCACGGGCTGTTGATGTACTCCGGCAACGACGCCGCCCACGCCCTGGCCCGCCAACTCGGCGGGATGGACACCGCCCTGCTCAAGCTCAACCAGTTGGCCGGCAAGCTCGGCGGCCGCGACACCCGCGTGGCGACCCCGTCGGGGCTCGACGGGCCGGGGATGAGCACGTCGGCCTACGACATCGCGTTGTTCTACCGATACGCCTGGCGCAACCCGACCTTCACCGAGATCGTCTCCACCCGCACATACGACTTCCCGGGGCGCGACGGCAACCCGCCGTACCCGATCGAGAACGACGTCAAGCTGCTCTACAACTATCCGGGCGCGCTCGGCGGCAAGACCGGTTTCACCGACGACGCCGGGCAGACCTTCGTCGGCGGCGCCGAGCGCGACGGACGCCGACTGGTGGCGGTGCTGCTGCGCGGCACCCGGGTGCCGATCGCGCCGTGGGAGCAGGCCGCCCGCCTGCTCGACTACGGCTTCGGCCTGCCGCAGGGCACCAAGGTCGGCTCGTTGATCGAACCTGACCCCTCCCTGGATCCGCAGCCGAAGAACGCCGAAACCGACGCCTCGGCACAGGCGGCGGCGCTGCTGCCCGCGGCCGACGCCATGCCCGTGCGGGTCGGCGTCGGCGTGATCGGCGGCATCATCGTGTTCGCGCTGATCATGGCCGCCCGCTCGCTCAACCGGCGCCCCCAGCACTGA
- a CDS encoding nitronate monooxygenase: MSLRTPWCRSMGVDMPIVNAPMGGAAGGRLAAAVSRAGGLGMVGMGSAGTADQLTAELQAFTSYLGADLDRPFGIGLVHWVAEARPELLTRALAARPALLCVSFGEDSSWVSRAHEAGVVAATQVATVAAALRAVDAGVDVLVARGAEGGGHGEPRVGTLALLADVLDRVDVPVLAAGGIASARGLAAVLAAGASAAWLGTVFAACPEASTGAAARAAMLAAGGEATTLTRAFDIDNGYPWPEHLPERVLTDSAGMPTPVDAGQGVGMVNRAVPAADLIAGLCGDAEALLGRWVSAGGAG, translated from the coding sequence GTGTCGTTGAGGACGCCGTGGTGCCGGTCGATGGGTGTGGACATGCCGATCGTCAACGCTCCTATGGGCGGGGCCGCCGGAGGCCGTCTCGCCGCGGCCGTCTCGCGCGCCGGCGGTCTCGGCATGGTGGGGATGGGCAGCGCCGGCACCGCGGATCAGTTGACTGCTGAGCTGCAGGCCTTTACTTCGTATTTGGGGGCGGACCTCGACCGGCCCTTCGGCATCGGCCTCGTGCACTGGGTGGCCGAGGCGCGGCCGGAGCTGTTGACGCGGGCTCTGGCGGCGCGTCCGGCGCTGCTGTGCGTGAGCTTCGGCGAGGACTCGTCGTGGGTGTCGCGTGCCCACGAGGCGGGCGTGGTGGCCGCGACCCAGGTGGCCACCGTCGCCGCCGCGCTGCGGGCCGTGGACGCCGGCGTCGACGTGCTGGTGGCCCGCGGCGCCGAGGGTGGTGGACACGGCGAACCGCGGGTCGGCACGCTGGCCCTGCTCGCCGATGTGCTCGATCGCGTCGACGTGCCGGTGCTCGCCGCGGGCGGGATCGCCTCCGCGCGGGGCCTGGCTGCGGTACTTGCCGCGGGCGCGTCGGCGGCGTGGCTCGGGACCGTCTTCGCCGCCTGCCCCGAGGCTTCGACCGGGGCGGCGGCACGTGCGGCGATGCTCGCCGCCGGCGGGGAGGCGACCACGCTGACCAGGGCCTTCGACATCGACAACGGCTACCCGTGGCCGGAGCACCTGCCCGAACGCGTGCTGACCGACAGTGCCGGCATGCCGACACCGGTCGACGCGGGGCAGGGTGTGGGCATGGTCAACAGGGCGGTACCGGCCGCCGATCTGATCGCCGGGCTGTGCGGTGACGCGGAGGCGCTGCTGGGCCGGTGGGTCAGTGCTGGGGGCGCCGGTTGA
- a CDS encoding DMT family transporter gives MSWLILIVSGAFEAVWAVALSKSEGFTRPVPVATFVVAVVVSMVGLGIALRELPIGTGYAVWVGIGAVLTVAYSLATGAESFSLIKVALILGIVGCVVGLQLVSESH, from the coding sequence GTGTCCTGGCTGATTCTGATCGTTTCCGGGGCGTTCGAAGCGGTATGGGCCGTGGCCCTGAGCAAGTCGGAGGGTTTCACCCGACCCGTCCCTGTCGCGACCTTCGTTGTGGCAGTGGTGGTCTCGATGGTCGGCTTGGGCATCGCGCTGCGCGAGCTCCCCATCGGCACGGGTTACGCCGTATGGGTGGGCATCGGCGCGGTGCTCACGGTCGCCTACTCGCTGGCGACCGGCGCGGAGAGTTTCTCTCTGATCAAGGTCGCGCTCATCCTGGGCATCGTCGGTTGTGTGGTGGGCCTGCAGCTGGTCAGCGAGAGTCACTGA
- the yhjD gene encoding inner membrane protein YhjD yields MEEPAKPGVLDRMRARYGWFDHVMRAQQRYKDSKGDFYAAGITYFTVFALFPLLMLGFSITGFVLAGQPDVLDGIEDRIRQTISGDVGRQLVDLMNTAIDSRTSLGIFGLATAAWAGLGWMNNLREALSAMWEQHSGTSGFIGTKLSDLIALLSAFLAIVLTVALTALGDQGVITRVLAVVGVEDVPGIAWGLRAVSMLVAVGISWLLFTWMIARLPRESISFRSSVRAGLLAAVAFEVFKQVASLYLRTVLTGPAGATFGPVLGLMVFAYITARLILFATAWAATSRDNLLAAPVDPPNPAQITTRVQVREGVGLPGALAAAAVGALGAAGLSRLRRRQ; encoded by the coding sequence GTGGAGGAGCCGGCCAAACCCGGTGTGCTGGACCGGATGCGCGCCCGTTACGGCTGGTTCGACCACGTCATGCGGGCCCAGCAGCGCTACAAGGACAGCAAGGGCGACTTCTACGCCGCGGGCATCACGTACTTCACGGTGTTCGCGCTGTTCCCGTTGCTGATGCTGGGCTTCTCCATCACCGGGTTCGTGCTGGCCGGCCAGCCCGATGTGTTGGACGGGATCGAGGACCGCATCCGGCAGACAATCTCCGGGGACGTCGGCCGGCAGTTGGTCGACCTGATGAACACCGCGATCGACTCGCGCACGTCGCTCGGCATCTTCGGGCTGGCCACCGCCGCGTGGGCCGGGCTCGGCTGGATGAACAACCTGCGCGAGGCGCTCAGCGCGATGTGGGAACAGCACAGCGGGACATCCGGTTTCATCGGCACCAAGCTGTCCGACCTGATCGCGCTGCTCTCAGCCTTCCTGGCCATCGTGCTCACCGTGGCGCTGACCGCGCTGGGGGACCAGGGGGTGATCACCCGCGTGCTGGCCGTGGTCGGGGTCGAGGACGTGCCGGGCATCGCCTGGGGGTTGCGGGCGGTCTCGATGCTCGTGGCGGTCGGGATCTCCTGGTTGCTGTTCACCTGGATGATCGCCCGGCTGCCACGGGAGTCGATCAGCTTCCGCAGTTCGGTGCGGGCGGGCCTGCTGGCGGCGGTCGCCTTCGAGGTGTTCAAGCAGGTGGCGTCTCTCTATCTGCGGACGGTGCTGACCGGGCCCGCGGGCGCGACGTTCGGCCCGGTGCTGGGCCTGATGGTGTTCGCCTACATCACCGCGCGGTTGATCCTGTTCGCGACGGCGTGGGCGGCCACCTCGCGCGACAACTTGCTCGCCGCGCCGGTGGATCCGCCCAACCCCGCCCAGATCACCACCCGCGTGCAGGTCCGCGAGGGGGTGGGGCTGCCCGGCGCGTTGGCCGCCGCGGCGGTGGGAGCGCTTGGCGCCGCGGGCCTTTCGCGACTGCGCCGGCGTCAGTGA
- the trpS gene encoding tryptophan--tRNA ligase, which yields MNSPVETPPAVPRVVFSGVQPTSDSLHLGNALGAVTHWTALQDGYDAYFCVVDLHAITVPQDPATLRRRTLVTAAQYLALGIDPARSTVFVQSHVPAHAELAWVLGCFTGFGQASRMTQFKDKSQKQGADATTVGLFTYPVLMAADVLLYDTDLVPVGEDQRQHLELARDVAQRVNARFPDTFVVPEPMIPKATAKIYDLQDPTAKMSKSAGTDAGLISLLDDPKATAKKIRSAVTDSEREIRFDREAKAGVSNLLTIQSAVTGTDVDALVEAYQGRGYGDLKKDTAEAVVEFVTPVKNRVDELLADPAELEGVLATGAERARDVTAKTLQRVYDRLGFLPARV from the coding sequence ATGAACTCCCCAGTCGAGACCCCTCCCGCCGTGCCACGTGTCGTCTTCTCGGGTGTGCAGCCCACCTCTGATTCGCTGCACCTGGGCAACGCGCTGGGGGCCGTGACGCACTGGACGGCCCTGCAGGACGGTTACGACGCCTACTTCTGCGTCGTCGACCTGCACGCGATCACCGTCCCGCAGGACCCCGCGACGTTGCGCCGCCGCACCCTGGTCACCGCCGCGCAGTACCTGGCGCTGGGTATCGATCCGGCGCGCAGCACCGTCTTCGTGCAGAGCCATGTGCCCGCCCACGCCGAATTGGCTTGGGTGCTGGGCTGTTTCACCGGCTTCGGACAGGCCTCGCGGATGACGCAGTTCAAGGACAAGTCGCAGAAGCAGGGCGCGGACGCCACCACCGTCGGGCTGTTCACCTACCCGGTGCTGATGGCCGCCGACGTGCTGCTCTACGACACCGATCTGGTGCCCGTCGGCGAGGACCAGCGCCAGCACCTCGAACTCGCCCGCGATGTCGCGCAGCGGGTCAACGCGCGGTTCCCGGACACCTTCGTCGTGCCCGAACCGATGATCCCGAAGGCCACCGCGAAGATCTACGACCTGCAGGATCCGACCGCGAAGATGAGCAAGTCGGCCGGTACGGACGCCGGCCTGATCAGCCTGCTCGACGACCCGAAGGCGACGGCCAAGAAGATCCGCTCGGCGGTCACCGACAGCGAACGCGAGATCCGCTTCGACCGCGAAGCCAAGGCGGGGGTGTCGAATCTGCTGACCATCCAGTCGGCGGTCACCGGCACAGACGTCGACGCACTGGTCGAGGCCTACCAGGGCCGCGGTTACGGCGATCTGAAGAAGGACACCGCCGAGGCGGTGGTCGAGTTCGTCACCCCCGTCAAGAACCGGGTCGACGAACTGCTTGCCGATCCGGCCGAACTCGAAGGGGTGCTGGCCACCGGCGCCGAGCGGGCCCGCGATGTGACTGCCAAAACGCTCCAGCGGGTATACGACCGCCTGGGATTCCTGCCCGCGCGGGTGTAA
- a CDS encoding exodeoxyribonuclease III, producing the protein MIVSTINVNGIRAAVRQRSTENLGLLAWLKETTADVVCLQETRADDEQLADALAPALADGWHLASAAPHLKGRNGVAVLSRHAIHEHRPMESEEFGEHGRYLEVDTGGVTVASVYVQTGEADTDRQLEKERFMATLATRMAQIRGTDAVVCGDWNIAPSELDIKNWKGNLKKSGFLPSERQWVADLLATGWVDVVRALHPDVAGPYSWWSWRGRAFDNDAGWRIDYQLATPSLAPRAQVARVERADAYALRWSDHAPVTVEYS; encoded by the coding sequence GTGATAGTCAGCACCATCAACGTCAACGGCATCCGCGCCGCGGTCAGGCAACGGTCCACCGAGAACCTCGGGCTGCTGGCCTGGCTGAAGGAGACCACCGCCGACGTGGTGTGCCTGCAGGAGACCCGCGCCGACGACGAGCAACTGGCCGACGCGCTGGCTCCCGCACTTGCCGACGGCTGGCACCTCGCCTCAGCCGCCCCTCATCTGAAGGGCCGCAACGGAGTCGCGGTGTTGTCGCGACACGCCATCCACGAGCATCGCCCCATGGAGTCCGAGGAGTTCGGCGAGCACGGCCGTTACCTCGAGGTCGACACCGGCGGGGTGACGGTGGCCAGCGTGTACGTGCAGACCGGCGAGGCCGACACCGACCGGCAGCTGGAGAAGGAACGGTTCATGGCCACGCTCGCGACCCGGATGGCTCAGATCCGCGGGACCGACGCCGTGGTGTGCGGCGACTGGAACATCGCGCCAAGTGAGCTGGATATCAAAAACTGGAAGGGCAACCTCAAGAAGTCCGGGTTCCTGCCCAGTGAGCGCCAGTGGGTGGCCGACCTGCTGGCCACCGGCTGGGTGGACGTGGTGCGCGCACTGCACCCCGACGTGGCCGGACCCTACAGCTGGTGGTCGTGGCGTGGACGGGCGTTCGACAACGACGCCGGCTGGCGGATCGACTATCAGTTGGCCACCCCGTCACTGGCGCCACGGGCGCAGGTCGCCCGGGTGGAACGCGCCGACGCCTACGCGCTGCGCTGGTCGGACCACGCGCCCGTCACCGTCGAGTACTCGTAG